From Saccharibacillus brassicae:
GAAGCGCTGGTCGAGACCAACGACGAATGGATCGTTCAGCGAACCGGCATTCGGGAAAGACGGATCGCCGGCGAGGACGAATTCACTTCGCATCTCTGCATAAGAGCTGTGGAAGATTTGCTGCGGCGTTATCCGGGCGCGCTCGAAGGCGTCGATCTGGTGTTGGCCGCCACGACAACGCCCGACTACCCTTTTCCTACCGTCTCCTGCCTCATCCAGGATGCGTTTAAGCTGCCCAACGCCGGTACGCTGGATCTGAGCGCGGCCTGCACCGGCTTTACGTACGCGCTCCATCTGGCCAACGGAATGATCACCTCGCGTATGCATCGCAAAGTGCTCGTCGTAGCCGGAGAATGCATGAGCAAAACGATCGATTACACCGACCGCAGCACCTGCATCCTGTTCGGCGACGGAGCCGGCGCGGCAGTCGTCGAATACAGCGAAGAAGGCGCCTTTCTCGCGGCCCACATGGGCAGCGACGGGAGCGGAGGCCTGCATGTGTACCGCGCCGGTATGTCCGATACGTTGAACGGACAGCCTTTGGACGGCAACGGGAAAGTCGTGCAAAACGGACGCGAAGTGTACAAATGGGCCGTTCGCACCGTTCCGGAAGGCGTTCAACAGCTGCATGCCTCCCTGCCGGAAGGCACGCCGGCGGTTGACTGGTTCATTCCCCACAGCGCCAACCTGAAAATGATCGATTCGATCTCCGAAAAAGCGGGCTTTACCAAAGACAAAACGCTAACAAGCGCCGAATATTACGGAAACACTTCAGCCGCATCGATTCCTTTGGCTCTTCAGCTCGGTATCGACGCGGGCAAAGTCAAACGGGGCGACCTGCTTGCGATGTACGGATTCGGAGCGGGACTGACCCATTTGGGGCTTGTTGTTCGATGGTGAGGGCCGCGGGCCCGTTTCGACCTGCGCTTCGTTGCCCTCCCCCTTTTCTCGATTGGAATTAAAGCATCTGGTGGAAAAAGGGGAAGGACAAAGGCGCTCCGGTTCGAAACGGGCCCGCTCCTGGGTGGGAGAAGGCCTCTCAACCCTCCAGGCGCTTGAGAGGCAAGCGGGAATGCTGTACGGTCAAGCGGGCTGTTATACGCCGCAGGGAAGAGGCAGCGGCTTCGCCGGCTGCAAGGGCGCAAAATTAAGGGCAAGGGATGAAATACTCTTTAAACAACAAAAAAGCCTTTACCGAGTAAGTGGTAAAGGCTTTTTCTCTTTGGCTTGGCGGCTTCCTACTCTCCCAGGACCCTGCGGTCCAAGTACCATCGGCGCTAGAGGGCTTAACGGTCGTGTTCGAGATGGGAACGTGTGGAACCCCTCTGCCATCACCACCAAACCTAGGCTTACGAAGTAAGCCGGAACAGGTTTTTATTTGGATTGCCGAACCCCTTCGGGCACGAGCAATTCAAATCAGCTCTGTTTTGTAACTCAAGGTTTGCACCTTGAAAACCGGATCCGAAACGATCCACTTCGCGTCATGAAGTGTTTGCCTGCGCAGTGTGCTCAACCGAAGCAGAGGCTTCCGAAGAGCCTGGCTGCGCCAGTCTATAGGATAAGCCCTCGACCGATTAGTACAGGTCAGCTACACGTATTGCTACGCTTCGACCTCCTGCCTATCTACCTCGTCGTCTCCAAGGGGTCTTACCACTTGCGTGTGGGAAATCTCATCTTGAGGGGGGCTTCACGCTTAGATGCTTTCAGCGTTTATCCCTTCCGCACGTAGCTACCCAGCGATGCTCCTGGCGGAACAACTGGTACACCAGCGGTGCGTCCATCCCGGTCCTCTCGTACTAAGGACAGCTCCTCTCAAATTTCCAACGCCCACGACAGATAGGGACCGAACTGTCTCACGACGTTCTGAACCCAGCTCGCGTACCGCTTTAATGGGCGAACAGCCCAACCCTTGGGACCTACTTCAGCCCCAGGATGCGATGAGCCGACATCGAGGTGCCAAACCTCCCCGTCGATGTGGACTCTTGGGGGAGATAAGCCTGTTATCCCCAGGGTAGCTTTTATCCGTTGAGCGATGGCCCTTCCATGCGGTACCACCGGATCACTAAGCCCGACTTTCGTCCCTGCTCGACCTGTCCGTCTCGCAGTCAAGCTCCCTTATGCCTTTACACGCTGCGAATGATTTCCAACCATTCTGAGGGAACCTTTGGGCGCCTCCGTTACATTTTAGGAGGCGACCGCCCCAGTCAAACTGCCCGCCTGACACGGTCCCTGTACCGGATTACGGTACGAGGTTAGAACTAGCATGCGATCAGGGTGGTATCCCAACGGCGCCTCCCCCGAAGCTGGCGCTCCGAGATCTAAGGCTCCCACCTATGCTGTACAAATCGCACCCCAGTCCAATATCAAGCTGCAGTAAAGCTCCATGGGGTCTTTCCGTCTTGTCGCGGGTAACCTGCATCTTCACAGGTATTAAAATTTCACCGGATCTCTCGTTGAGACAGCGCCCAAGTCGTTACGCCATTCGTGCGGGTCAGAATTTACCTGACAAGGAATTTCGCTACCTTAGGACCGTTATAGTTACGGCCGCCGTTTACTGGGGCTTCAATTCAGAGCTTCGCATTGCTGCTAACCCCTCCTCTTAACCTTCCAGCACCGGGCAGGCGTCAGCCCGTATACTTCGCCTTGCGGCTTCGCACAGACCTGTGTTTTTGCTAAACAGTCGCTTGGGCCTTTTCACTGCGGCCCCTCGTGCTATTCACACTACCGGGGCACCCCTTCTCCCGAAGTTACGGGGTCATTTTGCCGAGTTCCTTAACGAGAGTTCTTCCGCGCGCCTTAGAATACTCTTCCCACCCACCTGTGTCGGTTTGCGGTACGGGCGCCTTCACCTGGCTAGAAGCTTTTCTTGGCAGTGTGAGCCCAGGACCTTCGCTACTGTAATTTTCGCTCCCCATCGCAACTTGTCCTCAGATATGCGGATTTGCCTACATACCAGACTTGTTACTTGGACGGACACTTCCATCAGTCCGCGTCCCTTCCCTCCTGCGTCACTCCATTGCTCGTAACGGTTTACGGCGGTACAGGAATATCCACCTGTTGTCCATCGACTACGCCTTTCGGCCTCGCCTTAGGTCCCGACTAACCCTGAGCGGACGAGCCTTCCTCAGGAATCCTTGGGTTTTCGGCGGATCAGATTCTCACTGATCTTTTCGTTACTCATACCGGCATTCTCACTTGAATACAGTCCAGCGCTCTTTCCAGTACACCTTCAATCCGTATTCAACGCTCCCCTACCCCTGATGCGCAAGGCATCAAGCCATGGTTTCGGTGGTGTGTTTAGCCCCGTTACATTTTCGGCGCAGAGTCACTCGACCAGTGAGCTATTACGCACTCTTTAAATGGTGGCTGCTTCTAAGCCAACATCCTGGTTGTCTGGGCAACTCCACATCCTTTCCCACTTAACACACACTTGGGGACCTTAACCGATGGTCTGGGCTGTTTCCCTTTTGACAATGGATCTTAGCACTCACTGTCTGACTCCCGGATATAAGTTGATGGCATTCGGAGTTTGACTGGACTTGGTAACCCTTGGCGGGCCCCGCACCCAATCAGTGCTCTACCTCCACAACTCTCAATCCGAGGCTAGCCCTAAAGCTATTTCGGGGAGAACCAGCTATCTCCGGGTTCGATTGGAATTTCTCCGCTACCCCCACCTCATCCCCGCACTTTTCAACGTACGTGGGTTCGGGCCTCCAGTGCGTGTTACCGCACCTTCACCCTGGACAGGGGTAGATCACCCGGTTTCGGGTCTACACCTACATACTACGTCGCCCTATTCAGACTCGCTTTCGCTGCGGCTCCGGCTTCTCACCTTAACCTTGCATGTAAACGTAACTCGCCGGTTCATTCTACAAAAGGCACGCCATCACCCCTTAATTGGGCTCTGACTTTTTGTAAGCGCACGGTTTCAGGTTCTATTTCACTCCTCTTCCGAGGTCCTTTTCACCTTTCCCTCACGGTACTGCTTCGCTATCGGTCACCAGGGAGTATTTAGCCTTGGCAGATGGTCCTGCCGGATTCATACGGGGTTTCACGTGCCCCGCACTACTCGGGATCCGTCTCGGAGAGAGCTTGCTTTCGGCTACAGGGCTATCACCTGCTGTGGCGGGTCGTTCCAAACCTCTTCGCCTACCAAACTCCTTTGTAACTCCATGTGAGACGTCCCACAACCCCAGAGAGCAAGCTCTCTGGTTTGGGCTGTTCCGCGTTCGCTCGCCGCTACTGACGGAATCACTATTGTTTTCTCTTCCTCGGGGTACTTAGATGTTTCAGTTCCCCCGGTCTGCCTCTGCCGAGCTATGAATTCACTCGGTCAGTAACTGGGTATGAGTCCAGCTGGGTTCCCCCATTCGGAAATCTCCGGATCAACGCTCACTTACAGCTCCCCGAAGCACTATCGCGGTTCGTCGCGTCCTTCATCGGCTCCTGGTGCCTAGGCATCCACCGTGCGCTCTTACTTGCTTAACCAAACTTCATTGGGAAATCATCTTCCGAAGAAGAGATCTTCCAGACGCGAAGTTTTTCGTTTCGGTATCCAGTTTTCAAGGAACAAGGCATGTCTTTTGGGTGCATCACTCTGTGCGGATCAAAAGGCATTCCCGCGTAAAGCGACAAGCTTTTCAATCGCTCAAGGCGATTCCAAAAAACATATTTAATTGAAAGAGTTCCCTCTCTCAAAACCGAACAGTGAGTGTTAGAGTGTTTCTGTTTTTTATCTCCCTAGAAAAGCGGGACTGAATGTCTCCGTTGCAGGAAACGATTCTCCATAGAAAGGAGGTGATCCAGCCGCACCTTCCGATACGGCTACCTTGTTACGACTTCACCCCAATCATCTATCCCACCTTCGGCGGCTGGCTCCTTGCGGTTACCTCACCGACTTCGGGTGTTATAAACTCTCGTGGTGTGACGGGCGGTGTGTACAAGACCCGGGAACGTATTCACCGCGGCATGCTGATCCGCGATTACTAGCAATTCCGACTTCATGCAGGCGAGTTGCAGCCTGCAATCCGAACTGAGACCGGCTTTCTGGGATTGGCTCCACCTCGCGGCTTCGCAGCCCTCTGTACCGGCCATTGTAGTACGTGTGTAGCCCAGGTCATAAGGGGCATGATGATTTGACGTCATCCCCGCCTTCCTCCGGTTTGTCACCGGCAGTCACTCTAGAGTGCCCATCCGAAATGCTGGCAACTAAAGTCAAGGGTTGCGCTCGTTGCGGGACTTAACCCAACATCTCACGACACGAGCTGACGACAACCATGCACCACCTGTCTGGCATGTCCCGAAGGAAAGGCTTATCTCTAAGCCGGTCATGCCGATGTCAAGACCTGGTAAGGTTCTTCGCGTTGCTTCGAATTAAACCACATACTCCACTGCTTGTGCGGGTCCCCGTCAATTCCTTTGAGTTTCAGTCTTGCGACCGTACTCCCCAGGCGGAGTGCTTAATGCGTTAACTTCGGCACCCAGGGTATCGAAACCCCGAACACCTAGCACTCATCGTTTACAGCGTGGACTACCAGGGTATCTAATCCTGTTTGCTCCCCACGCTTTCGCGCCTCAGCGTCAGTTATAGGCCAGAAAGTCGCCTTCGCCACTGGTGTTCCTCCACATCTCTACGCATTTCACCGCTACACGTGGAATTCCACTTTCCTCTCCTACACTCAAGCGGGCCA
This genomic window contains:
- a CDS encoding ketoacyl-ACP synthase III yields the protein MTQIHSTARIAALGTYVPERRLTNDDLEALVETNDEWIVQRTGIRERRIAGEDEFTSHLCIRAVEDLLRRYPGALEGVDLVLAATTTPDYPFPTVSCLIQDAFKLPNAGTLDLSAACTGFTYALHLANGMITSRMHRKVLVVAGECMSKTIDYTDRSTCILFGDGAGAAVVEYSEEGAFLAAHMGSDGSGGLHVYRAGMSDTLNGQPLDGNGKVVQNGREVYKWAVRTVPEGVQQLHASLPEGTPAVDWFIPHSANLKMIDSISEKAGFTKDKTLTSAEYYGNTSAASIPLALQLGIDAGKVKRGDLLAMYGFGAGLTHLGLVVRW